The Girardinichthys multiradiatus isolate DD_20200921_A chromosome Y, DD_fGirMul_XY1, whole genome shotgun sequence genome has a window encoding:
- the LOC124864639 gene encoding RAD52 motif-containing protein 1-like codes for MEVDILEFRVPVDSNKTVFVWDIPPVLTHDQVYEQLFHVFSSFGPIYLLKVSPNAPLHPPGFYAIIKFYSAAHAATAQKVTDGCPLLQNSALKVKLSSKQTPHFSSGRNTPLSHARCLELANHCLGFNGWTCDIITLKELTNEEEGEDAEDEGGVRQRIRFGCMMKLSFPQHGVMTRGAAVVEESFTCTGPEVLLQRRCKLQRSVREKALVQAFSSVLLILLGNGKVMVELKQTSDQLEADETEDILQVNEFSLSECPADEEEAEDEDWDLTVS; via the exons ATGGAGGTGGACATCCTGGAGTTCAGGGTTCCGGTGGACAGCAACAAGACCGTGTTCGTTTGGGACATCCCACCGGTTCTGACCCACGATCAGGTTTAT GAGCAGCTGTTTCACGTCTTCTCCTCCTTTGGACCGATCTACCTGTTGAAGGTGAGTCCTAATGCTCCGCTCCACCCACCTGGTTTCTACGCCATCATCAAGTTCTACTCCGCTGCTCACGCTGCCACCGCTCAGAAGGTTACAGATGGATGCCCGCTGCTCCAGAACTCCGCCCTCAAG GTGAAGCTGAGTTCCAAACAGACTCCTCACTTCTCTTCTGGCAGAAACACTCCTCTGAGCCATGCCCGCTGCCTGGAACTAGCCAATCACTGCCTGGGCTTTAATGGCTGGACCTGTGACATCATCACA CTGAAGGAACTCACCAATGAAGAAGAAGGTGAGGATGCAGAAGATGAGGGTGGAGTCAGACAGAGGATAAGGTTCGGCTGTATGATGAAGCTCAGCTTCCCTCAGCATGGAGTGATGACCAGAGGAGCCGCAGTGGTAGAGGAGAGCTTCACCTGTACAG GTCCAGAGGTCctcctgcagagacgctgtaaGCTGCAGAGGTCGGTCCGTGAGAAAGCCCTGGTCCAGGCCTTCTCCTCAGTGCTGCTCATCCTTCTAG GTAATGGTAAAGTGATGGTGGAGCTGAAACAGACCTCAGATCAGTTAGAAGCTGATGAGACTGAAGACATCCTGCAG gTGAACGAGTTTTCCCTGTCAGAGTGTCCTGCTGATGAAGAGGAGGCTGAGGATGAAGACTGGGATCTGACCGTGTCTTAG
- the LOC124865051 gene encoding synaptogyrin-1-like isoform X1 — translation MDGFQAYGAGKAGGAFDPLTFIRQPQTVIRILCWLFSIVILGCITNEGYVNRPEEVEEYCIFNRNQNACNYAVAIGTLCFLCTIGFLALDVYFPQISGVKDRKKAVMVDIGVSAFWSLIWFVGFCFLANQWQISKPEDNPLNEGADAARATIIFCFFSIFTWALQSLLAIHRFKQGADTVIFNQDYVEPEQQEPMEAPLTYE, via the exons ATGGACGGGTTCCAGGCATACGGAGCGGGGAAGGCCGGTGGCGCCTTCGATCCTTTGACCTTCATCAGGCAGCCTCAGACAGTGATCAGGATCCTCTGCTGG CTCTTCTCCATTGTGATCTTGGGATGCATCACTAACGAAGGTTATGTTAACCGCCCTGAAGAGGTGGAGGAGTACTGCATCTTCAACCGCAACCAGAATGCCTGTAACTATGCTGTTGCCATAGGAACGCTGTGTTTCCTCTGTACCATCGGTTTCCTGGCACTGGATGTTTATTTTCCTCAGATCAGCGGAGTGAAGGACAGGAAGAAGGCCGTCATGGTGGACATCGGGGTGTCGG CTTTTTGGTCTCTCATCTGGTTTGTGGGTTTCTGCTTCCTGGCAAATCAGTGGCAGATTTCTAAACCTGAAGACAACCCTCTGAATGAAGGCGCCGACGCCGCTAGAGCCACCATCATCTTCTGCTTCTTCTCCATCTTTACTTGG GCGCTCCAGTCTCTGCTGGCCATCCACAGGTTCAAACAGGGAGCCGACACAGTCATCTTCAACCAGGACTACGTTGAACCCGAGCAACAGGAGCCAATGGAGGCACCGCTCACATATGAATAA
- the LOC124865051 gene encoding synaptogyrin-1-like isoform X2 — MDGFQAYGAGKAGGAFDPLTFIRQPQTVIRILCWLFSIVILGCITNEGYVNRPEEVEEYCIFNRNQNACNYAVAIGTLCFLCTIGFLALDVYFPQISGVKDRKKAVMVDIGVSAFWSLIWFVGFCFLANQWQISKPEDNPLNEGADAARATIIFCFFSIFTWGGVTLLSLERLKRVSYEEEYNKLFTPPLS; from the exons ATGGACGGGTTCCAGGCATACGGAGCGGGGAAGGCCGGTGGCGCCTTCGATCCTTTGACCTTCATCAGGCAGCCTCAGACAGTGATCAGGATCCTCTGCTGG CTCTTCTCCATTGTGATCTTGGGATGCATCACTAACGAAGGTTATGTTAACCGCCCTGAAGAGGTGGAGGAGTACTGCATCTTCAACCGCAACCAGAATGCCTGTAACTATGCTGTTGCCATAGGAACGCTGTGTTTCCTCTGTACCATCGGTTTCCTGGCACTGGATGTTTATTTTCCTCAGATCAGCGGAGTGAAGGACAGGAAGAAGGCCGTCATGGTGGACATCGGGGTGTCGG CTTTTTGGTCTCTCATCTGGTTTGTGGGTTTCTGCTTCCTGGCAAATCAGTGGCAGATTTCTAAACCTGAAGACAACCCTCTGAATGAAGGCGCCGACGCCGCTAGAGCCACCATCATCTTCTGCTTCTTCTCCATCTTTACTTGG GGAGGCGTCACTCTGCTGTCGTTGGAGCGTCTGAAGAGAGTTTCGTACGAAGAAGAATACAACAAACTGTTCACGCCTCCTCTCTCTTGA